A window of the Calditerricola satsumensis genome harbors these coding sequences:
- a CDS encoding UDP-N-acetylmuramoyl-tripeptide--D-alanyl-D-alanine ligase, whose translation MVKRRLRELLPMVGGAWTGTPAELDRWASGVSTDTRTLMPGALFVPLVGARFDGHRFVPEALKRGASATLWQRDRGIPPGPAIVVEDTLAALQRLAHAYRRELGARVVGVTGSNGKTTTKDLIAAVLAQRYRVHKTEGNLNNHIGLPLTLLSAPADAEVVVCEMGMSGRGEIARLSRIAEPHLAVITTIGEAHLAQLGSREAIAEAKLEIVTGLDPEGTLFVDGDEPLLDRAEERFAGTVVRCGFGHRCQWRAEDVAFQGLDGMTFRVGNERYAVPIPGRHNVKNALYAVAVGRTLGLTPEEIRRGLSGAAITGMRTERVRGIGGVTVLNDAYNASPTSMRASLELLAALPFARRVAVLGDMLELGPEEEALHRDVGRALDPTRVHWLVTVGPRARWIAEGAKEAGFPAARIRCTETPDEAAGVVLPLADRDTVILVKASRGMALEELVRRLTAE comes from the coding sequence ATGGTGAAGCGGCGCCTGCGCGAATTGCTTCCCATGGTCGGCGGCGCGTGGACGGGGACGCCGGCGGAGCTGGACCGGTGGGCGAGCGGCGTTTCCACCGACACGCGCACGCTCATGCCCGGCGCGCTGTTTGTGCCCCTCGTGGGGGCGCGGTTTGACGGCCATCGCTTTGTTCCGGAGGCCCTCAAGCGGGGGGCATCCGCCACCCTGTGGCAGCGCGATCGGGGGATCCCGCCGGGGCCTGCCATCGTTGTCGAAGACACGCTGGCTGCCCTGCAGCGCCTGGCCCATGCGTATCGGCGCGAATTGGGCGCGCGCGTTGTGGGCGTGACGGGCTCAAACGGCAAGACGACGACGAAGGATTTGATTGCCGCCGTTTTGGCCCAGCGGTACCGCGTGCACAAGACCGAGGGCAACCTCAACAACCACATCGGCCTGCCGCTCACCCTCTTGTCGGCGCCGGCGGACGCCGAGGTGGTGGTGTGCGAGATGGGCATGAGCGGCCGCGGGGAGATCGCGCGCCTGTCGCGGATCGCCGAACCGCACCTCGCCGTCATCACCACCATCGGCGAGGCGCACCTGGCCCAGCTCGGTTCGCGCGAGGCGATCGCCGAGGCGAAGCTGGAGATCGTCACCGGGCTGGATCCGGAGGGCACGCTCTTTGTCGACGGCGACGAGCCCCTTCTGGACCGTGCCGAGGAGCGCTTTGCGGGAACGGTCGTCCGGTGCGGCTTCGGGCACCGGTGCCAGTGGCGGGCCGAGGACGTGGCGTTCCAAGGCCTGGACGGGATGACGTTTCGCGTCGGAAACGAGCGGTATGCCGTGCCGATTCCCGGCCGCCACAACGTGAAAAACGCCCTGTACGCCGTGGCCGTCGGCCGGACGCTGGGCCTTACCCCGGAGGAGATTCGCCGGGGGCTTTCCGGCGCCGCCATCACCGGCATGCGGACGGAGCGCGTGCGGGGGATCGGCGGCGTGACGGTGCTCAACGACGCCTACAACGCCAGCCCCACGTCGATGCGCGCCAGCCTCGAGCTGCTCGCCGCCCTTCCCTTTGCCCGGCGTGTGGCCGTGCTCGGCGACATGCTGGAGCTGGGCCCGGAGGAGGAAGCGCTCCACCGCGATGTGGGTCGGGCCCTCGATCCGACGCGCGTGCATTGGCTGGTGACGGTGGGCCCGCGGGCGCGGTGGATTGCTGAGGGGGCGAAGGAAGCAGGGTTCCCCGCCGCGCGCATCCGGTGCACCGAGACGCCGGACGAGGCGGCAGGCGTCGTGCTGCCCCTGGCCGACAGGGACACGGTGATCCTGGTCAAGGCGTCGCGCGGCATGGCGCTGGAGGAGCTCGTTCGGCGCCTTACCGCCGAGTGA
- the rsmH gene encoding 16S rRNA (cytosine(1402)-N(4))-methyltransferase RsmH has translation MFVHEPVLLEEAVGALAVRPDGVYVDCTVGGGGHSARIAERLGPDGLLIALDQDDAALEAAARRLAPYRDRVRLVKRNFRHLAAVLAELGIARVQGVLFDLGVSSPQFDEAERGFSYRFDAPLDMRMDPERPITAADLVNTLTEAELAELLRRYGEERFAKAIAREMVRARARKPIETTGELVEIVKRAIPAPARRTGPHPARRTFQALRIAVNDELDALREGLEAAVAHLATGGRVAVITFHSLEDRICKQAFREWSRGCICPPGLPVCACGRRPLVRVLTKKPIVPSEDEVRRNPRARSAKLRVAERVGDASGQVEERGNHG, from the coding sequence GTGTTTGTTCACGAACCGGTGCTCTTGGAAGAGGCGGTCGGCGCCTTGGCCGTTCGCCCCGATGGCGTCTACGTCGATTGCACAGTGGGCGGGGGCGGTCACAGCGCGCGCATTGCCGAGCGATTGGGGCCGGATGGGCTCCTCATCGCCCTCGACCAAGATGACGCGGCCTTGGAAGCGGCGGCGAGGCGCCTGGCGCCGTATCGCGACCGCGTGCGCCTCGTCAAACGCAACTTCCGCCACCTGGCCGCTGTGTTGGCCGAACTCGGGATCGCCCGCGTGCAGGGGGTGTTGTTCGATCTGGGCGTTTCCTCGCCCCAGTTCGACGAGGCGGAGCGGGGGTTTAGCTACCGGTTTGACGCGCCGCTCGACATGCGGATGGACCCCGAACGTCCCATCACCGCGGCCGACCTCGTCAACACCCTGACCGAGGCGGAGCTGGCCGAACTTCTTCGCCGCTACGGGGAAGAGCGCTTCGCCAAGGCCATCGCCCGCGAGATGGTGCGGGCGCGGGCCAGAAAGCCGATCGAAACAACCGGCGAGCTGGTCGAGATCGTCAAGCGCGCGATTCCCGCGCCGGCGCGGCGCACCGGACCGCACCCCGCCCGGCGCACGTTTCAAGCGCTGCGCATTGCCGTCAACGACGAACTGGATGCCCTACGGGAAGGACTCGAAGCGGCGGTGGCGCATCTCGCCACCGGCGGGCGCGTGGCGGTCATCACCTTCCATTCCCTGGAGGACCGCATCTGCAAGCAGGCGTTCCGGGAGTGGAGCCGCGGGTGCATCTGCCCACCAGGCTTGCCGGTTTGCGCGTGCGGCAGAAGACCGCTGGTGCGGGTGCTGACGAAAAAACCGATCGTGCCGAGCGAAGACGAGGTGCGGCGCAATCCGCGCGCGCGTTCGGCCAAACTGCGTGTCGCGGAACGGGTGGGCGACGCAAGCGGGCAAGTGGAAGAGAGGGGGAATCACGGATGA
- a CDS encoding adenosylhomocysteinase, translated as MSIVRDMALAKDGHRKIAWAAAHMPVLSRIREEFERTKPFAGLNVAICLHLEAKTAYLAKVIHAGGANVAITGSNPLSTQDDVAAALVEDGITVYAKYNLTADEYKDFLIKTLETEPDLIIDDGGDLVAILHAERPDLAKKIRGGCEETTTGIIRLRALEKEGKLRFPMVAVNDAYCKHLFDNRYGTGQSVWDGIMRTTNLVVAGKTAVVVGYGWCGKGVAMRAKGLGARVIVTEVDPIKAIEAYMDGFEVMALEEAAPLGDFFVTVTGNASCIDARHFPKMKDGAILANAGHFDVEINKNDLRKLSRSVREVRKNITEYTLEDGRRLYLLADGRLVNLAAGDGHPAEIMDMTFALQALSLQYINEHHGEVGPRVLEVPYAIDQQVARYMLEALGIRIDELTDAQKRYLESWKV; from the coding sequence ATGAGCATCGTTCGCGACATGGCGCTGGCCAAAGACGGCCATCGGAAAATCGCGTGGGCGGCCGCCCACATGCCGGTGCTCAGCCGCATCCGCGAGGAATTTGAACGCACCAAGCCCTTCGCCGGCCTGAACGTGGCCATTTGCCTGCACCTGGAAGCCAAAACGGCGTACCTGGCCAAGGTGATCCACGCCGGCGGGGCCAACGTGGCCATTACCGGGTCGAACCCCCTATCCACCCAGGACGACGTGGCCGCGGCGCTGGTGGAGGACGGCATCACCGTCTACGCCAAGTACAACCTGACGGCGGACGAGTACAAAGACTTTCTTATCAAGACGCTGGAGACGGAGCCGGACCTGATCATCGACGACGGCGGCGACCTGGTGGCCATCCTGCACGCCGAACGGCCGGATTTGGCCAAGAAGATCCGCGGCGGATGCGAGGAGACGACGACGGGCATCATCCGCCTGCGCGCGTTGGAGAAGGAAGGAAAGCTGCGCTTCCCCATGGTGGCCGTCAACGACGCCTACTGCAAGCACCTGTTCGACAACCGCTACGGCACCGGCCAGTCGGTGTGGGACGGCATCATGCGCACGACCAATCTCGTCGTGGCCGGCAAGACGGCGGTCGTCGTCGGCTATGGCTGGTGCGGAAAGGGCGTGGCCATGCGGGCTAAGGGCCTCGGTGCGCGCGTCATCGTCACCGAGGTGGACCCGATCAAGGCTATCGAGGCGTACATGGACGGCTTTGAGGTGATGGCCCTCGAGGAAGCCGCTCCGCTGGGGGACTTCTTCGTCACCGTCACCGGCAACGCCAGCTGCATCGACGCCCGTCACTTCCCCAAGATGAAGGACGGGGCCATTTTGGCCAACGCCGGCCACTTCGACGTGGAAATCAACAAGAACGACCTGCGCAAGCTGAGCCGGTCGGTGCGCGAGGTGCGCAAGAACATCACCGAGTACACGCTGGAGGACGGGCGCCGGCTGTACCTCCTCGCCGACGGGCGCCTCGTCAACCTGGCCGCCGGCGACGGGCATCCGGCGGAGATCATGGACATGACCTTCGCCCTGCAGGCCCTGTCGCTCCAGTACATCAACGAGCACCATGGCGAAGTGGGCCCGCGCGTGCTGGAGGTGCCCTACGCCATCGACCAGCAGGTGGCCCGCTACATGCTCGAGGCGCTGGGCATCCGCATTGACGAGCTGACCGACGCGCAAAAGCGGTACCTGGAAAGCTGGAAGGTGTAA
- a CDS encoding penicillin-binding protein, with translation MDGKAAIKLRALLIGAGITLLFFFLLVRLFWLQVVEADWLVARAERMWAAKGDVPPERGAILDRNGKELAKNATAYTVVATVSPKDKHRVQDPVEAARKLAPVLGMSEAQLLDLLTRRDAYQVELRPGGWKIDREKANQVRKLGIEGISLVETTRRYYPNGELAAHVLGYLSLDGKALGGIEQAYDKALTGTPGARTVWRDLKQNVLPNGLKDARPPKPGHTVVLTLDEQIQYFVEQALDEAEKQFRPKRMTAIVMDPNTGEVLAMANRPTFNPNRYWEVGDYGQFLNGAVSSVFEPGSTFKIITLAAAIEEKLFNPSETYLSGRISGPFGTVRDHNRRGWGRITFLEGVQKSSNVAFVILGYQRLGKDRLYHYVMRFGFGEKTGIELPGEVPGLLKRKHQMYPADVANLAFGQGVGVTAIQQAVAVSAIANGGKLLKPHIVKEIRDAETGKVVYRMQPEIRRRVVSEATAKQVRDILETVVTDGTGQPYALDGWRVAGKTGTAQKVGPDGRYLSGKYVYSFIGFAPKDHPRLLVYVVVDEPNVDPALGGGAVVAPIFKTIMRNSLLYLNVPQDKPGASDAAAFSAHPGHAPQPDRQAPRAVGASEEAAPADQGGEEAVQGVRMPDLRGLSLRDALALCVELGLRAEFRGSGYVVRQSVPPGAPLPPDMRVRLELAESPLDGAAPDAVGEAAPGAR, from the coding sequence ATGGACGGCAAAGCGGCGATCAAATTGCGCGCCCTTTTGATCGGAGCAGGGATCACGCTGCTCTTTTTTTTCCTCCTCGTCCGCCTGTTCTGGCTGCAGGTGGTCGAGGCCGATTGGTTGGTGGCGCGCGCTGAGCGGATGTGGGCGGCAAAGGGCGATGTGCCTCCCGAACGCGGGGCCATCCTCGACCGGAACGGCAAGGAACTGGCCAAAAACGCAACCGCGTACACGGTGGTGGCCACCGTCAGCCCGAAAGACAAGCATCGCGTGCAAGACCCGGTGGAGGCGGCGCGCAAACTGGCGCCGGTGCTGGGCATGTCCGAGGCCCAGCTTCTCGACCTGCTCACGCGCCGGGACGCCTACCAGGTGGAGCTGCGCCCCGGTGGATGGAAGATCGACCGGGAAAAGGCCAACCAGGTGCGCAAGCTCGGCATCGAGGGTATCTCGCTGGTGGAGACGACGCGCCGCTACTATCCCAACGGCGAACTGGCCGCCCACGTGCTGGGGTACCTGTCGCTCGACGGGAAGGCGCTGGGCGGGATCGAACAGGCGTACGACAAGGCGCTCACCGGAACGCCCGGCGCGAGGACGGTGTGGCGAGACCTGAAACAGAACGTGTTGCCGAACGGTCTCAAGGATGCGCGGCCGCCCAAACCGGGCCATACCGTCGTGCTTACCCTTGACGAGCAAATCCAGTACTTTGTGGAACAGGCCCTCGACGAGGCGGAAAAACAGTTTCGCCCCAAGCGCATGACGGCGATCGTCATGGATCCCAACACGGGCGAAGTGTTGGCCATGGCCAACCGGCCAACCTTCAATCCGAACCGGTACTGGGAGGTGGGCGATTACGGCCAATTCTTGAACGGAGCCGTGTCCAGCGTCTTTGAGCCGGGATCCACCTTTAAAATCATCACGCTGGCCGCGGCGATCGAAGAGAAGCTGTTCAACCCGAGCGAGACGTATCTGTCGGGGCGCATCAGCGGCCCCTTCGGCACCGTGCGCGACCACAACCGCAGGGGGTGGGGGCGCATCACGTTTCTCGAAGGCGTTCAGAAATCGAGCAACGTCGCCTTCGTCATTCTGGGGTACCAGCGGCTGGGGAAAGATCGCCTCTACCATTACGTGATGCGCTTCGGCTTTGGCGAAAAGACGGGCATCGAGCTGCCGGGTGAAGTCCCCGGCCTGCTCAAGCGCAAGCACCAGATGTACCCCGCCGACGTGGCCAACCTGGCCTTCGGGCAAGGGGTGGGCGTAACGGCCATTCAACAGGCCGTGGCCGTTTCGGCCATCGCCAACGGCGGGAAGTTGCTCAAACCGCACATTGTCAAGGAGATTCGCGACGCCGAAACCGGGAAAGTGGTCTACCGGATGCAGCCGGAAATTCGCCGCCGCGTTGTGTCGGAGGCGACGGCCAAACAGGTGCGCGACATCCTGGAGACCGTTGTCACAGACGGGACGGGACAGCCCTATGCCCTCGACGGATGGCGCGTGGCCGGGAAGACGGGAACAGCCCAGAAGGTGGGACCAGACGGTCGCTACCTGTCCGGCAAGTACGTCTATTCCTTTATCGGCTTTGCCCCCAAGGACCATCCGCGCCTGCTTGTCTATGTGGTCGTCGACGAGCCCAATGTCGACCCGGCCCTCGGCGGCGGGGCGGTGGTGGCGCCGATCTTTAAGACCATCATGCGCAACAGCCTGTTGTACCTGAACGTGCCCCAGGACAAGCCCGGCGCGTCGGATGCCGCCGCTTTCTCTGCGCATCCGGGGCATGCGCCGCAACCGGACAGGCAGGCGCCCCGCGCGGTCGGCGCGTCCGAAGAAGCAGCCCCTGCCGACCAGGGTGGGGAGGAGGCTGTCCAAGGCGTCCGCATGCCCGACCTGCGCGGCCTGTCGCTCCGCGACGCCCTGGCCCTGTGCGTCGAACTGGGCCTGCGGGCGGAGTTTCGCGGATCCGGGTACGTGGTTCGCCAGAGCGTGCCGCCGGGCGCGCCACTGCCACCGGACATGCGCGTTCGGCTTGAACTGGCCGAATCCCCCCTGGACGGCGCGGCGCCGGATGCTGTGGGCGAGGCGGCCCCCGGCGCACGGTAA
- the mraZ gene encoding division/cell wall cluster transcriptional repressor MraZ, protein MFMGEFQHALDDKGRLTIPAKFREGLGSPFVVTRGLDHCLFAYPLSEWKALEQKLRALPFTRADARAFTRFFFSGAVECEVDRQGRINLPANLREYAHLTKECVVIGVGSRVEIWDKARWEDYIRQQQETFVEIAEKIVDFDL, encoded by the coding sequence ATGTTTATGGGGGAGTTCCAGCATGCCCTCGACGACAAGGGACGGCTGACCATCCCGGCCAAGTTCCGGGAAGGGCTCGGTTCGCCCTTCGTTGTGACGCGCGGATTGGACCACTGCTTGTTTGCCTATCCCCTCAGCGAATGGAAAGCCCTCGAACAGAAGCTGAGGGCGCTCCCCTTCACCCGGGCCGACGCGCGGGCCTTCACGCGGTTCTTCTTTTCCGGTGCCGTGGAATGCGAAGTGGATCGGCAAGGGCGCATCAACCTGCCGGCCAACCTGCGCGAGTACGCCCACCTCACCAAGGAGTGCGTCGTCATCGGCGTGGGGAGCCGCGTAGAGATTTGGGACAAGGCGCGGTGGGAAGACTACATCCGCCAGCAACAGGAGACCTTTGTGGAGATCGCCGAAAAGATCGTCGATTTCGATCTGTAG
- a CDS encoding UDP-N-acetylmuramoyl-L-alanyl-D-glutamate--2,6-diaminopimelate ligase produces the protein MKLSQLFGPYRAARRVGEDVAVTGIQTDSRQVRPGDLFVCIPGFRVDGHEFAREAVANGAVALVVEREVPVDVPKVFVRDARRALAFAADRFFGHPTQELKLMGVTGTNGKTTTTHLLARILEEAGHRCGLIGTMAIRYAGREEPAVNTTPDALVLQRTFRAMVDAGVDYAVMEVSSHALALGRVRGCRFRTAVFTNLTQDHLDFHQSMEAYKQAKGLLFAQLAGDYRDGCETFAVLNADDPVSAEYAALTAAQVLTYGTGDACDVRARDVRVTPAGASFHVESFAGSADVALPLVGHFNVYNALAAITAALAEGIPLEAAVRALADVTVRGRFEKVDEGQPFTVIVDYAHTPDGLENVLKAARALTSGRVIVVVGCGGDRDRTKRPIMARIAVQHADLAVFTSDNPRSEDPERILDEMEAGVPDEGRARTVRLVDRREAIRYAIGAAQPGDVVLIAGKGHETVQIIGDRALPFDDAEVARDALRGRGW, from the coding sequence ATGAAGTTGAGCCAGCTGTTTGGGCCGTATCGCGCCGCCCGACGGGTTGGCGAGGACGTTGCCGTCACCGGCATTCAAACCGATTCTCGCCAGGTTCGTCCGGGCGATCTGTTTGTGTGCATCCCCGGCTTTCGGGTGGATGGGCACGAATTTGCTCGCGAGGCGGTGGCGAATGGAGCCGTCGCGCTGGTGGTGGAGCGGGAGGTTCCCGTCGATGTGCCCAAGGTTTTCGTTCGCGACGCCCGGCGGGCGCTGGCCTTTGCTGCGGACCGCTTTTTCGGCCATCCGACGCAAGAGCTGAAGCTGATGGGCGTGACCGGAACAAACGGCAAGACGACGACCACCCATCTGCTCGCGCGCATCCTGGAGGAGGCGGGGCATCGCTGTGGCTTGATCGGCACGATGGCGATCCGGTACGCGGGGCGTGAGGAGCCCGCTGTCAACACGACGCCCGATGCCCTGGTCTTGCAGCGCACGTTTCGCGCCATGGTTGACGCCGGCGTCGACTACGCCGTGATGGAGGTGTCGTCCCATGCCCTGGCCCTGGGACGCGTGCGCGGATGCCGGTTCCGCACGGCCGTGTTCACCAATTTGACGCAAGACCATCTCGATTTTCATCAGTCGATGGAGGCCTACAAGCAGGCCAAGGGACTCTTGTTTGCCCAGCTGGCCGGCGATTACCGCGACGGATGCGAAACCTTTGCCGTGCTCAACGCCGACGACCCTGTTTCGGCGGAGTATGCCGCGCTGACGGCGGCCCAGGTGCTCACCTACGGAACGGGCGACGCCTGTGACGTGCGCGCCCGCGATGTGCGCGTGACGCCGGCTGGCGCGTCGTTCCATGTGGAAAGCTTTGCCGGGTCCGCGGACGTGGCGCTGCCCTTGGTCGGCCACTTCAACGTGTACAACGCCTTGGCCGCCATAACCGCCGCGCTGGCGGAAGGCATCCCGCTCGAGGCGGCCGTGCGGGCCCTTGCCGACGTGACGGTGCGCGGGCGGTTTGAGAAGGTGGACGAGGGCCAGCCCTTCACCGTCATCGTCGACTATGCCCACACGCCCGACGGCTTGGAGAACGTGCTCAAGGCGGCGCGCGCCCTCACGTCGGGGCGCGTTATCGTGGTGGTCGGCTGCGGCGGCGACCGCGACCGCACCAAGCGCCCGATCATGGCGCGCATCGCCGTGCAGCACGCCGACCTCGCCGTCTTCACCTCCGACAATCCGCGCTCCGAGGATCCCGAGCGCATCCTCGACGAGATGGAGGCCGGCGTGCCGGACGAAGGACGCGCGCGCACGGTACGCCTGGTGGATCGGCGCGAGGCCATTCGGTATGCCATCGGTGCCGCTCAGCCGGGCGATGTCGTCCTCATTGCCGGGAAAGGGCACGAGACGGTGCAAATCATCGGCGACCGCGCCCTGCCCTTTGATGACGCGGAGGTGGCGCGGGACGCCCTAAGGGGTCGAGGATGGTGA
- a CDS encoding multicopper oxidase domain-containing protein has product MGPGAKPSGGPPSVPGPEIREREGEHVKVVLHNEQAEPHTIHFHGVDNSFAGDGTPDVSQKTVEQGETFTYEFDAPPGTYFYHCHVEPDRHPQMGLYGAFIVEPREATARYDGEFVLMLSERDPRLSVAEAREAGQYPGTMAEGVQVNGEYDTLERYPASFTINGKIDSAISPLRVKKGGRYLIRLINAGDDVHSLHFHGHHVQAIASDGAALAKAVAAQPDWPRLVQLVDRLRADVERARDAMAQHQHEHPHK; this is encoded by the coding sequence GTGGGACCCGGCGCGAAACCGTCCGGCGGGCCCCCATCCGTTCCGGGGCCGGAGATCCGCGAGCGGGAAGGCGAGCACGTCAAAGTGGTGCTGCACAACGAGCAGGCCGAGCCGCACACCATCCATTTTCACGGCGTGGACAACAGCTTCGCTGGGGACGGGACGCCGGATGTGAGCCAGAAGACGGTGGAACAAGGCGAAACCTTTACCTACGAGTTTGACGCGCCGCCGGGCACGTATTTTTACCATTGCCATGTGGAGCCCGATCGGCACCCGCAAATGGGGCTGTATGGGGCGTTCATTGTGGAGCCGAGAGAAGCGACCGCGCGGTACGACGGCGAGTTTGTGCTGATGCTGAGCGAGCGCGACCCGCGCCTGAGCGTCGCCGAAGCGCGCGAGGCCGGGCAGTACCCCGGCACGATGGCGGAGGGGGTGCAAGTGAACGGGGAGTACGACACCCTCGAGCGCTATCCGGCCTCCTTCACCATCAACGGGAAGATCGATTCGGCCATCTCGCCGCTGCGCGTCAAAAAAGGCGGCCGGTACCTCATTCGGCTGATCAACGCCGGCGACGACGTCCACAGCCTTCATTTTCACGGGCATCACGTGCAGGCCATCGCCTCCGACGGCGCGGCGTTGGCCAAAGCAGTCGCGGCGCAGCCGGATTGGCCGCGCCTGGTGCAACTGGTTGACCGCTTGCGGGCCGACGTGGAGCGGGCGCGCGATGCCATGGCCCAGCACCAGCACGAGCACCCACATAAATGA
- the ftsL2 gene encoding cell division protein FtsL: MSKRIGYGNLAVAQPQVKPRQQEKRRVAVRARTRLSLREKLAYLGALLAVLGTLGFLLDRQSQIVENNYQIQALQKQIAQTREENIALQLKIAELSSPQRVYAVAKKYGLVANEGAVRWLNRP, from the coding sequence ATGAGCAAGCGGATCGGATACGGCAACCTGGCCGTGGCACAGCCGCAGGTCAAACCGCGCCAACAAGAGAAGCGAAGGGTGGCCGTGCGGGCGCGCACGCGGCTGTCCTTGCGCGAGAAATTGGCATATCTCGGGGCCTTGCTGGCGGTCCTGGGCACCTTGGGGTTCCTGTTGGACCGGCAAAGCCAAATTGTCGAGAACAACTACCAGATTCAAGCGCTCCAGAAGCAAATCGCGCAAACGCGGGAGGAGAACATCGCCCTGCAGCTGAAAATCGCCGAGCTCAGCTCGCCCCAGCGCGTGTACGCGGTCGCCAAAAAGTACGGCCTTGTGGCCAATGAGGGCGCGGTGCGGTGGCTGAACCGTCCGTAG
- a CDS encoding stage V sporulation protein D: MRVSNVTVRRRLVWILIGGLLLYTTLLARLGYLQLYQSQWLLGKAEDLWSRDIPIEPKRGRIYDRHGRLLAQNVSAPSVLAVPAQIRDPAETARKLAAVLGMSEEKVYRMITKRQLMVRIQPEGRKITQEKAEAVRALRLPGIIVAEDSRRYYPRGAFAAHVLGFVGIDNQGLSGVEKVYDERLRGVPGYISFYADAKGGIIPNERQRYTPAKDGLDLVLTIDATIQAILERELEHAMLTYRAENVIGVAMDPKTGEILAMASMPEFDPGRFAQYPVEVYNRNLPIWRQYEPGSTFKIITLAAALEEGVVRLDEGFHDPGYAMVAGVRLRCWRRGGHGHQTFWEVVQNSCNPGFVELGERLGKERLYRYIRAFGFGERTGIDLVGEQRGQLFSLERMGPVELATTAFGQGVSVTPIQQVAAVSAAINGGKWMRPHVAKAWRDPETGRVVEEVKPEAVRQVISPETSKKVREALERVVAFGTGRNAYIDGYRVGGKTGTAQKPAPGGGYLQNEHIVSFIGFAPADDPQIVVYVAVDNPQGIQFGGVVAAPIVRNILDEALRYLEVPPRKEQLERTYLYGEEKWVTVPNFVGQTVDELRRSYDTFQLDVEGSGTTVLYQSPRPGVKVKPGAVIRLYLGPGGSASQPKTDDNPPAVH, translated from the coding sequence TTGCGCGTCTCGAACGTGACCGTTCGCCGGCGGCTCGTGTGGATTCTCATCGGGGGGCTGCTCTTGTACACGACGCTGCTCGCCCGCCTCGGCTACTTGCAGCTGTACCAGTCGCAATGGCTGCTGGGCAAGGCGGAAGACCTGTGGAGCCGGGACATTCCCATCGAGCCGAAGCGCGGCCGGATTTACGACCGCCACGGCCGCCTCTTGGCGCAAAACGTCAGCGCCCCGTCGGTGCTGGCCGTACCGGCGCAGATCCGCGATCCAGCGGAGACGGCCCGCAAATTGGCCGCCGTGCTCGGCATGAGCGAAGAAAAGGTGTACCGAATGATTACCAAGCGGCAGCTGATGGTGCGCATCCAGCCGGAAGGGCGGAAAATCACCCAAGAAAAGGCGGAGGCCGTGCGCGCGCTTCGGCTGCCCGGCATCATCGTCGCCGAGGACAGCCGCCGCTATTACCCGCGCGGCGCCTTTGCTGCCCACGTCCTGGGATTTGTCGGGATTGACAACCAAGGCCTCTCCGGCGTCGAGAAGGTGTACGACGAACGGCTGCGCGGCGTGCCCGGCTACATCTCGTTCTATGCCGACGCCAAAGGGGGGATCATCCCCAACGAACGGCAGCGGTATACGCCGGCAAAGGACGGGCTGGATCTCGTTCTGACCATCGACGCCACCATCCAGGCCATCCTCGAGCGCGAGCTGGAGCACGCCATGCTGACCTACCGCGCAGAAAACGTGATCGGGGTGGCCATGGACCCGAAAACGGGGGAAATTTTGGCCATGGCCAGCATGCCGGAGTTTGATCCCGGCCGGTTTGCGCAATACCCGGTCGAGGTCTACAACCGCAACCTGCCGATTTGGCGGCAGTACGAGCCCGGATCGACGTTCAAGATCATCACCCTCGCCGCGGCGCTGGAAGAGGGCGTGGTGCGCCTCGACGAGGGGTTCCACGATCCCGGGTACGCGATGGTGGCCGGTGTGCGCCTGCGCTGCTGGCGGCGCGGCGGCCACGGGCACCAGACGTTTTGGGAAGTGGTGCAAAATTCGTGCAACCCCGGATTTGTGGAACTGGGCGAGCGATTGGGAAAGGAGCGGCTGTACCGCTACATTCGGGCCTTTGGTTTTGGCGAGCGCACCGGCATCGACCTTGTCGGCGAACAGCGCGGACAGCTCTTTTCCCTGGAACGGATGGGCCCGGTGGAGCTGGCCACCACCGCCTTCGGGCAGGGGGTGTCGGTCACGCCGATCCAGCAGGTGGCGGCCGTATCGGCGGCCATCAACGGCGGGAAATGGATGCGGCCGCACGTCGCCAAAGCGTGGCGCGATCCGGAAACCGGCCGGGTGGTGGAAGAGGTCAAACCGGAAGCGGTGCGGCAGGTGATCTCCCCCGAGACCTCGAAAAAGGTGCGCGAGGCGCTGGAGAGGGTTGTGGCTTTTGGCACGGGGCGCAACGCCTACATCGACGGCTACCGCGTCGGGGGCAAGACGGGGACGGCCCAAAAGCCGGCGCCCGGCGGCGGCTACCTGCAAAACGAGCACATCGTCTCCTTCATCGGGTTTGCGCCGGCGGACGACCCGCAAATCGTCGTGTACGTGGCCGTGGACAACCCGCAGGGCATTCAGTTCGGCGGGGTGGTGGCCGCGCCCATCGTGCGGAACATTCTCGATGAAGCGCTGCGCTACCTGGAGGTCCCGCCGCGCAAGGAACAGCTCGAACGGACGTATCTCTACGGCGAAGAAAAGTGGGTCACGGTTCCCAACTTTGTCGGCCAGACCGTCGACGAACTCCGCCGCAGCTACGACACCTTCCAACTGGATGTGGAGGGGAGCGGCACCACCGTCCTGTACCAGTCGCCCCGGCCCGGGGTCAAGGTGAAACCCGGCGCGGTGATTCGGCTGTATCTGGGGCCCGGGGGAAGCGCATCGCAACCGAAAACGGATGACAATCCGCCGGCGGTCCATTAA